The sequence AGTATGGGCAATGTCCATCGATGCGCACAGGACTAGTCTGGCAGTACAAGTCAGATGCAAGAAATTTGTCGCTTGGGAGCTTCATTGGCGAGTAGAGCCCTCTTTCAAAGAAGATCTCTTCGAGACTATTGACTTCCTCGGGAGTTTTTTCGTCAACCATTTGTATCCCGCCGCCTTTGTCTATGCCGTAAAGCTCAACGTGGTTCTATCCTTGCCGTATCCGCTCGTATTTTCGAAGTTGTCGTGTTTCAAGCAGCGCTATGCATGCGCTATGGCGCAATTGCCGCATTCGATGCAGCTTTCGCCCTAGCGGCCCTGCATCCGCGTGATCGCGGCCTACGAGCGCGCCGTCGCATTCAACTGGAATAAAAATGTCTAAACCGGTTCGCGCAGCCGCCTGCCGGCTACAGGGTTATTTGTCCCAGTTCTCAGGGGACACGGGGGTGTCGCGCCCGTCAGGTTCCTTGGCGACCCCTTTGTAGGGCCCCTCCGACCGCTTCACCGCCATCAACTGGCCAGTGCCCTCGTCGCGCTTCTGCCAGTTGCCGTCAGGACGTTGAAACTGTGTCCTGCCGTTGACAGCTCCGCGCCGAAATCCGTCACCCGTGTTCTTCGCCATTCTGAACTCCTGATGCTAGCCCCACTACGGAGGTGCTGGATGTCCTGTGCCCGAACCGTTTGATAGCGAACGTCTCGGCTAAAGCTAATGCGCCAGCCGAGACGGTAATTGTTGGAACTCGCAGTCCAATTACCCCTTACGAGCAGCCGCTCGTGTTCCCGCACGTATCGCACTTCAGGCAGGTGCCGTTGCGCACCATAGTGAAGTTGCCGCATTCGGTGCAGCTTTCGCCCTCATAGCCCTTCATCCGCGCGATCGCGACCTGTTCGGCCGCCTTCGGCTTGGGCTGGCTTGCGGGCGAGGCCGCGACCGGCTCCACCGTGCCGACAGAAAGCTCCGTCTCGGGAGCGACGTCGCGCTTGAAGGCCGTGGCGGCGGCGCCGCCAATGCCCGTCGTGCGCAGCGCCGTTACCGTCGAGCCGGTGACGGCGGGAGTGGTGGCCGCGCCCTTCGATTCACCGGCGCGGTCGACCAGCTTGAAGCGCTCGGTCTTGCCGCGGACGAGGCCATGGCTGACCTGCGGCGGCTTGGAGGTCGGTAGGTCGCCGCCGCCCAGCGTCGTCGCATTGTTGTCCTCGGGGACGACATGGGCCAGGTCGTTGCGGCCGAGATAGGAAACGGCCAGCTCGCGGAACACGTAATCCAGGATCGACGTGGCGTTCTTGATCGCCTCGTTGCCGGTGACCAGGCCGGCCGGCTCGAAGCGGGTGAACACGAAGGCTTCCACATACTCTTCCAGCGGCACGCCATATTGCAGGCCAAGCGAGATGGCGATGGCGAAGTTGTTCATCATCGCACGGAAGGCGGCGCCTTCCTTGTGCATGTCGATGAAGATCTCGCCGAGGCGGCCATCGCGATATTCGCCGGTGTGGATATAGACCTTGTGGCCGCCGACATTCGCCTTCTGGGTGTAGCCCGTGCGGCGATCCGGCATCTTCTCCCGCTTGCGGACTTCGCGCTCGATGATCCGCTCGACGATGCGCTCGGCGATCTGCTCGGCGCGCGCCGCCGGCGTCTTGGCCATCAGCGCCTCGACGGCGTCGTCCGCATCCTCGTCGTCATCGGCAAGGATCTGCGAATTCAGCGGCTGCGACAGCTTCGAGCCGTCGCGATAGAGCGCGTTGGCCTTCAGCGCCAGGCGCCAGGACAGCATGTAGGCGTTCTTGCAATCCTCGACGGTCGCGTCGTTCGGCATGTTGATGGTCTTGGAGATCGCGCCCGAGATGAAGGGCTGCGCCGCCGCCATCATGCGGATGTGGCTCTCGACCGAGAGATAGCGCTTGCCGAGCTTGCCGCAGGGATTGGCGCAATCGAACACGGCGTAGTGCTCGAGCTTCAGATGCGGGGCGCCTTCCAGCGTCATCGCACCGCAGACATGCACGTTGGCGGCTTCGATTTCCTTCTTCGAGAAGCCGAGAGCCGGCAGGATCTCGAAGGCGGGGTCGTTCAGCTGCGTCTCGGTGAAGCCGAGCGTCTTGAGGAAGTCCTCCCCCAGCGCCCACTTGTTGAAGACGAACTTGATGTCGAAGGCCGAGGCGAGGCCGCCTTCGAGCTTCTCCAGCACCTCGTCGGTGAAGCCCTTGGCCTTCAGCGTGGTGTGGTTGACGCCGGGCGACTGGCGCAGCGACGCATGGCCGACCGCATAGGCCTCGATCTCGGCGATCTGGTGCTCGGCATAGCCGAGGCCCTGGAGGGCTTCCGGCACGGCGCGGTTGATGATCTTGAAGTAGCCGCCGCCGGCGAGCTTCTTGAACTTCACCAGCGCGAAATCGGGCTCGATGCCGGTGGTGTCACAATCCATGACCAGGCCGATCGTGCCGGTCGGCGCGATGACGGTCGATTGGGCGTTGCGGTAGCCATGCTGTTCGCCGAGCGCCAGCGCCTTGTCCCAGGCAGCCTTGGCATGCTCGCCGAGGCGGGCATCCTTGAGGGATGCATGGTCGAGCAGCACCGGCAGGACCGACAGGCCCTCATAGCCCGTCGCTTCCGCATGCGCCGCGCGGCGATGGTTGCGGATGACGCGCAGCATGTGCTCGCGGTTCTTGGCGAAGCCGGGGAAAGGGCCCTGTTCCTTGGCCATCTCGGCCGAGGTGGCGTAGGCGGTGCCGGTCATGATCGCGGTCAGCGCGCCGCAGATGGCGCGGCCTTCGGCCGAGTCATAGGGGATGCCGGCGGTCATCAGCAGGCCGCCGATATTGGCGTAGCCGAGGCCGAGCGTGCGGAATTCGTAGGAGAGCTCGGCGATTTCCTTGGACGGGAACTGCGCCATCAGCACGGAGATCTCGAGCACCACCGTCCAGAGGCGGCAGGCATGCTCGTAGCGCTCGACGTCGAAGCTCTTGTCCTCGTTGCGGAACTGCAGAAGGTTCAGCGAGGCGAGGTTGCAGGCCGTGTCGTCGAGGAACATGTATTCCGAGCACGGATTGGATGCGTTGATGCGTCCCGAGGCCGGGCTGGTGTGCCACTCGTTCATCGTGGTGTTGAAGTGCAGGCCCGGATCGGCGGAAGCCCAGGCGGCGTGGCCGATCTGCTCCCAGAGGTCTTTGGCCTTCAGCGTCTTGGCGACCTTGCCGTCGGTGCGGCGGATCAGGTTCCAGTCCCCATCACTCTCCACCGCGCGGAGAAAATCGTCGGTGATCGAGACGGAGTTGTTGGAGTTCTGGCCGGAAACGGTGAGGTAGGCCTCCGAATCCCAATCGGCGTCATAGACGGGGAATTCGATATCCGTGTAGCCCTGCTTGGCAAACTGGATGACGCGCAGGATGTAGTTCTGCGGCACCAGCGCCTTCTTGGCGGCGCGGATCTCGCGCTTCAGGGCCGGGTTCTTGGTCGGGTCGTAGCAATCGTCGCCCGAGCCCTCGCAGTTCACGCAGGCCTTCATGATGGCCTTGAGGTGCTGCGCGTTGATCTTCGAGCCGGTGACGAGGGCGGCGACCTTCTGCTCCTCGTGCACCTTCCAGTTGATGTACTTCTCGATATCGGGATGGTCGGCATTGACGACGACCATCTTGGCGGCGCGACGCGTGGTGCCGCCCGACTTGATGGCGCCAGCTGCGCGGTCGCCGATCTTCAGGAAGCTCATCAGGCCGGACGACTTGCCGCCGCCGGAAAGCTTTTCGCCTTCGCCGCGGAGCGCCGAGAAGTTGGAGCCTGTGCCGGAGCCGTACTTGAACAGGCGAGCCTCGCGGACCCAGAGGTCCATGATGCCGCCTTCGTTCACCAGGTCGTCGGAGACGGACTGGATGAAGCAGGCATGCGGCTGCGGGTGCTCGTAGGCGGTCTTCGACTTGACCAGCTTGCCGGTCTTGTAGTCGACGTAGAAATGGCCCTGGCTCGGGCCGTCAATGCCATAGGCCCAATGTAGGCCCGTGTTGAACCATTGGGGGGAGTTTGGCGCCACCTTCTGGGTCGCCAGCATGAAGCGGTGTTCGTCGAAGAATGCCTGGGCGTCTTCCTCGGTGTCGAAATAGCCGCCCTTCCAGCCCCAATAGGTCCAGGTGCCGGCGAGACGATCGAACACCTGGCGCGAATCGACTTCGCCGGTGAAGCGCTCCTTCTCGGGCAGCGTGGCGAGCGCCTTTTCGTCGGCGACCGAGCGCCAGAGGAACGACGGAACGTCGTTCTCCTCGACGCGCTTCAGCCGCGCCGGGACGCCGGCCTTGCGGAAATATTTCTGGGCGATGATGTCGCTGGCGACCTGGCTCCAGGTCGAGGGCACCGCGATGCCTTCCAGGCGGAAAACGATCGATCCATCGGGATTGCGGATCTCGCTTTTCGTCGTTCGGAACTCGATGCCGGCATAGGCTGACTGGCCTGCCGTCGTGTAGCGCCGTTCGATCCGCATCGTCTCAAGCCCTTTGTTTTCGGGTGGCGCAGCCTCGGCGCACCACCGGCCGGCGCATGGCGCCCGCTCTGTCCCTTGCCCAACGCTTTACACCAGGACGGGTTTCGGCCCCATCCCTTATCTAGTGCTCAAGATACGCTGAGACTCTAAATATAGTGTTTACACACCAAAATGTCACGGTTTGGACATGCCGATCCAAGACACAATAGGGCGATCAGACGGGGAAGGGAGTCCACCCAACCGCCGTATGTTCCGACTGCCAACCATGTCCTGGAAAACCGGATCGGGGGGATCCGGAGCGCATTCCAACTCTAAGCCGGAAGCTATGACGAGTCCGGCAAAAGCGTCAAGGAATAGTGGTGGTGAATTCTAAGCCGCCTACATGTGGATTTGGCATTGCAAAATCCGCGAGGGGTTGCGTAGCGATTTCGCGCGGGCGTTTGAAACGTCAGGAGTTTCAAAGTTAACAAAGCCTTGCGCGGGAAGGCTGGAACGGACGACGCCCGTATGACGCGTTCTCGATCGCGAAAGGGC is a genomic window of Kaistia defluvii containing:
- a CDS encoding vitamin B12-dependent ribonucleotide reductase, encoding MRIERRYTTAGQSAYAGIEFRTTKSEIRNPDGSIVFRLEGIAVPSTWSQVASDIIAQKYFRKAGVPARLKRVEENDVPSFLWRSVADEKALATLPEKERFTGEVDSRQVFDRLAGTWTYWGWKGGYFDTEEDAQAFFDEHRFMLATQKVAPNSPQWFNTGLHWAYGIDGPSQGHFYVDYKTGKLVKSKTAYEHPQPHACFIQSVSDDLVNEGGIMDLWVREARLFKYGSGTGSNFSALRGEGEKLSGGGKSSGLMSFLKIGDRAAGAIKSGGTTRRAAKMVVVNADHPDIEKYINWKVHEEQKVAALVTGSKINAQHLKAIMKACVNCEGSGDDCYDPTKNPALKREIRAAKKALVPQNYILRVIQFAKQGYTDIEFPVYDADWDSEAYLTVSGQNSNNSVSITDDFLRAVESDGDWNLIRRTDGKVAKTLKAKDLWEQIGHAAWASADPGLHFNTTMNEWHTSPASGRINASNPCSEYMFLDDTACNLASLNLLQFRNEDKSFDVERYEHACRLWTVVLEISVLMAQFPSKEIAELSYEFRTLGLGYANIGGLLMTAGIPYDSAEGRAICGALTAIMTGTAYATSAEMAKEQGPFPGFAKNREHMLRVIRNHRRAAHAEATGYEGLSVLPVLLDHASLKDARLGEHAKAAWDKALALGEQHGYRNAQSTVIAPTGTIGLVMDCDTTGIEPDFALVKFKKLAGGGYFKIINRAVPEALQGLGYAEHQIAEIEAYAVGHASLRQSPGVNHTTLKAKGFTDEVLEKLEGGLASAFDIKFVFNKWALGEDFLKTLGFTETQLNDPAFEILPALGFSKKEIEAANVHVCGAMTLEGAPHLKLEHYAVFDCANPCGKLGKRYLSVESHIRMMAAAQPFISGAISKTINMPNDATVEDCKNAYMLSWRLALKANALYRDGSKLSQPLNSQILADDDEDADDAVEALMAKTPAARAEQIAERIVERIIEREVRKREKMPDRRTGYTQKANVGGHKVYIHTGEYRDGRLGEIFIDMHKEGAAFRAMMNNFAIAISLGLQYGVPLEEYVEAFVFTRFEPAGLVTGNEAIKNATSILDYVFRELAVSYLGRNDLAHVVPEDNNATTLGGGDLPTSKPPQVSHGLVRGKTERFKLVDRAGESKGAATTPAVTGSTVTALRTTGIGGAAATAFKRDVAPETELSVGTVEPVAASPASQPKPKAAEQVAIARMKGYEGESCTECGNFTMVRNGTCLKCDTCGNTSGCS